From the genome of Hymenobacter sp. PAMC 26628, one region includes:
- a CDS encoding BLUF domain-containing protein — protein sequence MYHLVYTSTASSLFIETDLQRLLAPWRAKNARLNVTGVLLYSEGNILQVLEGDANALHNLFATISVDPRHHNVVKLADGPVSGRTFTEWSMQLRTVDLSDFARFVQEMNLASDPARRLAPLLESFMSSEQL from the coding sequence ATGTACCATTTGGTTTACACAAGCACCGCTAGTTCTCTATTTATTGAAACCGATTTGCAGCGCTTATTGGCACCCTGGCGCGCGAAAAACGCCCGCCTGAATGTCACGGGGGTGTTGCTCTACAGCGAAGGAAACATCCTGCAAGTACTGGAAGGCGACGCCAACGCGCTGCACAACCTCTTTGCCACAATCAGCGTCGATCCACGGCACCACAACGTGGTCAAGCTGGCCGACGGCCCCGTCTCCGGCCGCACTTTCACCGAATGGTCGATGCAGCTCCGTACCGTAGATCTCAGCGATTTCGCGCGCTTCGTGCAGGAAATGAACCTAGCCTCTGACCCCGCTCGTCGGCTAGCCCCCCTGCTGGAAAGCTTTATGTCCTCGGAGCAGCTCTAA
- a CDS encoding peptidylprolyl isomerase — protein MLPSLRFAPTALAVALLAAACNQAPPPAAVPAARPAVPGPDIATLTDETAPAALLAYGQQYPGSEVLFTTRFGKIRVHLYDDTPLHKANFLLLTRKGVFSETMFNRVVKGFAVQGGQTAGPRTIRLHRYRLPPEFRPGHFHHQGALGMARYDDDENPGRLSSNTDFFFVVGEKLDARQAQAMTPRRLTPAQLRAYATVGGTPSLDGQYTVFGEITEGQDVVNKISQVPVEPDKWPVQDITMRVEVVK, from the coding sequence ATGCTTCCTTCCCTCCGTTTCGCGCCCACGGCGCTGGCCGTGGCGCTGCTGGCCGCTGCTTGTAACCAGGCCCCGCCACCTGCTGCTGTACCCGCCGCCCGGCCCGCGGTGCCGGGCCCCGACATCGCCACCCTCACCGACGAAACGGCGCCGGCCGCCCTGCTCGCCTACGGCCAGCAGTACCCCGGCTCGGAGGTGCTGTTCACCACGCGCTTCGGTAAAATCCGGGTGCATTTGTACGACGACACTCCCCTCCACAAGGCAAACTTCCTGCTGCTCACGCGCAAGGGTGTGTTCAGCGAAACCATGTTCAACCGCGTGGTGAAGGGTTTTGCCGTGCAGGGCGGCCAAACGGCGGGGCCCCGCACCATCCGGTTGCACCGCTACCGCCTGCCGCCCGAGTTTCGGCCCGGCCACTTCCACCACCAGGGGGCCCTGGGCATGGCCCGCTACGACGACGACGAGAACCCCGGCCGCCTTTCGTCGAACACCGATTTCTTCTTTGTGGTGGGCGAAAAGCTCGACGCCCGTCAAGCCCAGGCCATGACGCCCCGCCGCCTGACGCCCGCGCAGCTGCGCGCCTACGCCACGGTGGGCGGCACGCCCTCGCTCGACGGCCAGTATACGGTGTTCGGCGAAATAACCGAGGGCCAGGACGTGGTGAACAAGATTTCCCAAGTGCCCGTGGAGCCCGACAAGTGGCCCGTGCAGGACATCACCATGCGGGTGGAAGTCGTGAAGTAA
- a CDS encoding zinc dependent phospholipase C family protein, with protein sequence MKKLFLPVVLALLAVGSAGAWGFFGHRLITQVAVYRLPGNLQAFYFRHMAELVRQSTVPDERRATDPDEASRHFIDMDHYSEDNPFGKVPQDYAAAVEKFSADTLKKYGTVPWVIAENTEKLTNAFRERDTVAIIKYSAELGHYVSDAFVPLHTTINYDGQLTNQAGLHSLWESALPEKYIGEYNITYEPASYVKDPLAEAWGTIQRSYGFLTETFDRAGKVEKAMPGPERYTFSHRYGKTQRRYSDAFAAEYEKLVGGMVANRLKLAPTAVASLWLTAWQNGGKPDLNQLMTPNRFSKDEKARLETELAAAKKNTLAQDHLLLAQRTEKRVENPDEIKAAQEAPAVQAEEVPETPAAPDPGATPAGAPAKAAAKTAASVKVKTKSKGPSGSTKSKTTSTSIPW encoded by the coding sequence ATGAAAAAATTATTTTTACCGGTTGTACTGGCGCTGCTGGCGGTGGGTTCGGCCGGAGCCTGGGGCTTTTTTGGCCACCGCCTTATCACGCAGGTGGCCGTGTACCGGCTACCCGGCAACCTCCAGGCGTTTTATTTCCGCCACATGGCCGAGCTGGTGCGCCAGAGCACGGTCCCCGATGAGCGCCGCGCCACCGACCCCGACGAAGCCAGCCGCCACTTCATCGACATGGACCACTACTCGGAGGACAACCCCTTCGGCAAAGTGCCGCAGGACTACGCGGCGGCGGTGGAAAAATTCTCGGCCGACACGCTGAAAAAGTACGGCACCGTGCCGTGGGTCATTGCTGAAAATACCGAGAAGCTCACCAACGCCTTTCGGGAGCGCGACACGGTGGCCATCATTAAGTACTCGGCCGAGCTGGGGCACTACGTGAGCGATGCCTTTGTGCCGTTGCACACCACCATCAACTACGACGGGCAGCTGACCAACCAAGCCGGCCTGCACAGCCTTTGGGAAAGCGCCCTGCCCGAGAAGTATATCGGCGAGTACAACATCACGTACGAGCCGGCTTCTTACGTAAAGGACCCGCTGGCCGAGGCCTGGGGCACAATTCAGCGCAGCTACGGCTTCCTGACCGAGACGTTTGACCGGGCCGGCAAGGTGGAAAAAGCCATGCCGGGGCCCGAGCGCTACACGTTTTCGCACCGCTACGGCAAAACCCAGCGCCGCTACTCCGACGCCTTCGCGGCCGAGTACGAGAAGCTGGTGGGCGGCATGGTGGCCAACCGCCTCAAGCTGGCCCCCACGGCGGTGGCCTCGCTCTGGCTCACGGCTTGGCAAAACGGCGGCAAGCCCGACCTCAACCAGCTCATGACGCCCAACCGCTTCAGCAAGGACGAAAAAGCGCGCCTGGAAACCGAGCTGGCCGCCGCCAAGAAAAACACCCTCGCGCAAGACCACCTGCTGCTGGCCCAGCGCACCGAAAAGCGCGTGGAAAACCCCGACGAGATAAAGGCCGCCCAGGAGGCCCCCGCCGTGCAGGCCGAGGAAGTGCCCGAAACCCCGGCTGCTCCCGACCCCGGCGCCACCCCGGCCGGGGCCCCCGCCAAAGCCGCGGCCAAAACTGCCGCCTCGGTCAAGGTCAAAACCAAGAGCAAGGGCCCCAGCGGCAGCACCAAAAGCAAAACCACCAGCACTTCTATTCCTTGGTAG
- a CDS encoding manganese catalase family protein: MILRLDELSLELPKPKNPSANDAAAVQELLGGKFGEMSTLMNYTFQSFNFRGRDRLRPFYALTSAIAAEEYSHIEAVSYAINLLLTGTTKRGTDPVPGPLAGAADARNTHHFIASGQASLPMDSMGRPWTGDNVFSSGNLRLDLLHNFFLECGARANKMRVYEMVTDPCARTMVGYLLVRGGLHVYAYALALEKLTGVDVKKLMPVPNLSNAAFPEAREFMKHGLHRELYTFSPNAYMEAGVIWNGKHPEDGSELEVIQGAKKGVPYPVLEEEPQLNSPGEDNFDPTMFADIAKKLGLDKDLKMYQG; this comes from the coding sequence ATGATCCTGCGCCTCGACGAACTATCGCTCGAACTTCCTAAGCCCAAAAACCCGTCGGCCAACGACGCGGCCGCCGTGCAAGAGCTGCTGGGCGGCAAGTTTGGGGAGATGAGCACGCTAATGAACTACACGTTCCAGTCGTTCAACTTCCGGGGCCGCGACCGGCTCCGCCCCTTCTACGCCCTCACCTCGGCCATTGCGGCCGAAGAGTACTCGCACATCGAGGCCGTGAGCTACGCCATCAACCTGCTGCTGACCGGCACCACCAAGCGCGGCACCGACCCCGTGCCGGGTCCCCTGGCGGGCGCCGCCGATGCGCGCAACACGCACCACTTCATCGCCAGCGGCCAAGCGTCCTTGCCCATGGATTCGATGGGCCGCCCCTGGACCGGCGACAACGTGTTTAGCTCGGGCAACTTGCGCCTCGATTTGCTGCACAACTTCTTTTTGGAGTGCGGGGCCCGGGCCAATAAGATGCGGGTGTACGAAATGGTAACCGACCCCTGCGCCCGCACCATGGTGGGCTACCTGCTGGTGCGCGGCGGCCTGCACGTGTACGCCTACGCCCTGGCCCTGGAAAAACTGACCGGCGTGGACGTGAAGAAGCTCATGCCCGTGCCGAACCTGAGCAACGCGGCCTTCCCCGAGGCGCGCGAGTTCATGAAGCACGGCCTGCACCGCGAGCTGTACACCTTCTCGCCCAACGCCTATATGGAGGCCGGCGTGATTTGGAACGGCAAGCACCCGGAGGACGGCTCGGAGCTGGAGGTTATCCAGGGCGCCAAAAAAGGCGTACCGTACCCCGTGTTGGAAGAAGAACCCCAGCTCAACTCACCCGGCGAGGACAACTTCGACCCCACCATGTTTGCCGACATTGCCAAGAAACTGGGCCTGGACAAAGACCTGAAAATGTACCAGGGCTAA
- a CDS encoding M13 family metallopeptidase, protein MFSTAIVRRLSLAALGLSGVAAAVAAGPPAKSKPVPPQQGIGINLANIDNSVQPCDDFFHYANGNWLKNNPVPAAESRWGSFNELGDRNQAIEKRILMKAAAGARTAKPGSNEQKVGDFYAAAMDSAAIEAAGLKYLQPRLTQIAGLKSLAAIQQYMASPKSISTGWYGMGVGQDSKNSSVYAVQLRQGGLGLGDRDYYLKDDARSKAVRAGYKTYMTSIFQLLGDAPALAATNAEAVIGLETKLAQASRGRVDLRDRIKNYNKVPVAQAVKDYPNLNLPLRLKDAGLSGAQDVIIGQPEFLAAVNTLLASTPIADQQQYLRWNLVSDVTPALPKAYGDAAFRFQQVLTGAKQQQPRWKRSLRATDGALGEAFGQLYVDEAFSPAAKARAKQMVENLRVAYAERIMATDWMSADTKKEAIQKLNGFAVKIGYPDKWKDYSKLKIVRESALQNLFATSEWRRQDNLGKFGKPIDRMEWGMTPPTVNAYYNSSLNEIVFPAGILQPPFYDPKADDAVNYGGVGAVIGHEMTHGFDDQGRRSDAKGNLRDWWTKEDNEKFTAKADMVGKQYDAFMPIDSVHVNGKLTMGENLADIGGLTIAHQAFQKTQQAKGGQKIDGFTPEQRFFLGWAQIWRANSRPEYVRQQVQTDPHSPEQFRTNGPLSNMPEFYEAFGCKDGTKMVRATADRSRIW, encoded by the coding sequence ATGTTTTCAACTGCTATTGTGCGCCGGCTGAGCCTGGCCGCGTTGGGCCTGAGCGGCGTGGCCGCGGCCGTGGCGGCCGGCCCGCCCGCCAAGTCTAAGCCCGTTCCGCCCCAGCAGGGCATCGGCATCAACCTGGCCAACATCGACAATTCGGTGCAGCCCTGCGACGATTTCTTCCACTACGCCAACGGCAATTGGTTGAAAAACAACCCGGTGCCCGCTGCGGAGTCGCGCTGGGGTTCGTTCAACGAGCTGGGCGACCGCAACCAGGCCATCGAGAAGCGCATTCTAATGAAAGCCGCCGCCGGGGCCCGCACCGCCAAGCCGGGCTCAAACGAGCAAAAAGTGGGCGACTTCTACGCCGCCGCCATGGACTCAGCCGCTATCGAAGCTGCGGGCCTGAAGTACTTGCAGCCGCGCCTAACGCAGATTGCCGGCCTCAAAAGCCTGGCTGCCATTCAGCAGTACATGGCCAGCCCGAAGTCAATTTCGACCGGCTGGTACGGCATGGGCGTGGGGCAGGACAGCAAAAACAGCTCGGTGTACGCGGTGCAGCTGCGCCAGGGTGGCCTGGGCCTCGGCGACCGCGACTACTATCTGAAGGACGATGCGCGCTCGAAAGCCGTGCGCGCAGGCTATAAAACGTACATGACCAGCATCTTCCAGCTGCTGGGCGATGCGCCGGCTCTGGCCGCCACCAACGCTGAGGCCGTCATCGGACTCGAAACCAAATTGGCCCAGGCCAGCCGGGGCCGCGTGGACTTGCGTGACCGCATCAAAAACTACAACAAGGTACCCGTGGCCCAGGCCGTGAAGGACTACCCGAACTTGAACCTGCCCCTGCGCCTCAAAGACGCTGGCCTGAGTGGAGCCCAGGACGTCATCATCGGCCAGCCCGAGTTTCTGGCGGCCGTGAACACACTGCTGGCCAGCACGCCGATTGCCGATCAGCAGCAGTACCTGCGCTGGAACCTGGTGTCGGACGTGACGCCGGCCCTGCCCAAGGCCTACGGTGACGCCGCCTTCCGCTTCCAGCAGGTGCTGACGGGCGCCAAGCAGCAGCAGCCCCGCTGGAAACGCTCGTTGCGCGCCACCGACGGCGCTCTGGGCGAAGCCTTTGGCCAACTCTACGTCGACGAAGCCTTCTCGCCCGCCGCCAAGGCCCGCGCCAAGCAGATGGTGGAAAACCTGCGCGTCGCCTACGCCGAGCGCATCATGGCCACCGACTGGATGAGTGCCGATACCAAGAAAGAAGCCATCCAGAAGCTGAACGGCTTCGCCGTTAAAATCGGTTACCCCGACAAGTGGAAGGACTACTCGAAGCTGAAAATTGTTCGCGAGAGCGCGCTGCAAAACCTGTTCGCCACCTCCGAGTGGCGCCGCCAGGATAACCTGGGCAAATTTGGCAAGCCCATCGACCGCATGGAATGGGGCATGACGCCGCCCACGGTGAACGCCTACTACAACTCGAGCCTGAACGAAATCGTGTTCCCGGCCGGCATTTTGCAGCCGCCGTTCTACGACCCCAAGGCTGACGACGCCGTGAACTATGGCGGCGTAGGCGCCGTGATTGGCCACGAGATGACCCATGGCTTCGATGACCAGGGCCGCCGCTCGGACGCCAAAGGCAACCTGCGCGACTGGTGGACCAAGGAGGACAACGAGAAGTTCACGGCCAAGGCCGACATGGTGGGCAAGCAGTACGACGCCTTCATGCCGATTGACTCGGTGCACGTGAACGGCAAGCTGACCATGGGCGAGAACCTGGCCGATATTGGGGGGCTCACCATCGCCCACCAAGCCTTCCAGAAAACGCAGCAGGCCAAAGGCGGCCAGAAAATTGACGGTTTCACGCCCGAGCAGCGCTTCTTCCTAGGCTGGGCCCAGATCTGGCGCGCCAACTCGCGCCCCGAGTACGTGCGCCAGCAGGTGCAAACCGACCCGCACTCGCCCGAGCAGTTCCGCACCAACGGTCCGCTCTCCAATATGCCCGAGTTTTACGAAGCCTTCGGCTGCAAAGACGGCACCAAAATGGTGCGCGCCACCGCCGACCGCTCCAGAATCTGGTAA